The proteins below are encoded in one region of uncultured Desulfovibrio sp.:
- a CDS encoding ABC transporter ATP-binding protein translates to MTQPIFSLENVSIAHEPAPALPVLEEVNLSLLPGEHIGLYGPNGCGKTTLLRCITGLHRARRGIVRFHGQILQREEDYHALRCAVGFVLQQAEDQLFFPTVLEDVAFGPLNLGLSPREARERALETLTALGLEGFEKRQTHRLSGGEKKLVSLAGVLAMRPEALLLDEPTNTLDAAARQRLTDILATLPTARITISHDWDFLTRVSSRFMTIVDRRLCFSAPSFAHSHLHAHPHGNDPHQHDL, encoded by the coding sequence ATGACACAGCCCATTTTCAGTCTGGAAAACGTCAGCATTGCCCACGAGCCGGCGCCGGCTCTGCCGGTGCTGGAAGAGGTGAACCTTTCCCTGCTGCCGGGCGAGCACATTGGCCTGTATGGTCCCAACGGCTGCGGCAAGACCACGCTGCTGCGCTGCATCACCGGTCTGCACCGTGCCCGGCGCGGCATTGTGCGCTTTCATGGCCAGATTCTCCAGCGCGAGGAGGACTATCACGCCCTGCGCTGCGCCGTGGGCTTTGTGCTGCAACAGGCGGAGGATCAGCTGTTTTTCCCCACAGTGCTGGAGGATGTGGCCTTTGGCCCGCTGAATCTGGGACTTTCGCCCCGGGAGGCACGGGAGCGCGCGCTGGAAACTCTGACCGCCCTGGGGCTGGAGGGATTTGAAAAGCGCCAGACCCATCGCCTGTCAGGCGGAGAAAAAAAGCTGGTTTCCCTGGCCGGGGTACTGGCCATGCGCCCGGAAGCCCTGCTGCTGGATGAACCCACCAATACTCTGGATGCCGCAGCCCGCCAGCGCCTGACCGACATCCTTGCCACCCTGCCGACAGCGCGCATCACCATTTCCCATGACTGGGACTTTCTTACCCGCGTGAGCAGCCGCTTCATGACTATCGTGGACCGCCGCCTCTGCTTCAGTGCGCCCAGCTTTGCCCACAGTCATCTGCATGCCCATCCGCACGGCAATGATCCCCACCAGCACGACCTCTAG
- the trpB gene encoding tryptophan synthase subunit beta: MKESYFGEFGGCFVPELLMPPLLEVEEAMHSIVPSPRFQGELQSLLHDYAGRPTPLTFCPRLSEELGIELWLKREDLLHSGAHKINNTLGQALMAKYMGKTALVAETGAGQHGVATAVAAARLGMECTVYMGAEDVERQAPNVMRMRLLGAKVVPVDSGTRTLKDAINEALRAWISSQQTTHYCFGTAAGPHPFPTLVRLFQQIIGQETAQQMREKAGQLPDAVVACVGGGSNAIGMFARFIEEPSVHLIGVEAAGTGETGCFNSAPLSLGTPGVLHGCHTMLLQNPDGQIEPSHSIAAGLDYPGVGPEHAHLHKTGRVRYVMVRDQRALAAFQRLCRSEGILPALESSHALAWVLDHAEEFAPGSKVVVNLSGRGDKDMVIVRKALNMPEVGELA, translated from the coding sequence ATGAAGGAGAGCTATTTCGGAGAATTCGGCGGCTGCTTCGTTCCGGAGCTGCTCATGCCGCCGCTGCTGGAAGTGGAAGAGGCCATGCACAGCATTGTGCCCAGCCCCCGTTTTCAGGGGGAGTTGCAGTCCCTGCTGCATGACTATGCCGGGCGGCCCACGCCGCTGACCTTCTGCCCCCGCCTTTCGGAGGAACTGGGCATCGAGCTGTGGCTCAAGCGCGAGGACCTGCTGCACTCTGGGGCGCACAAGATCAACAATACCCTGGGCCAGGCCCTCATGGCCAAATACATGGGCAAGACGGCCCTGGTGGCCGAAACCGGGGCCGGTCAGCACGGGGTGGCCACGGCCGTGGCGGCAGCTCGCCTGGGCATGGAGTGCACGGTCTACATGGGCGCGGAAGACGTGGAACGGCAGGCCCCCAACGTCATGCGCATGCGCCTGCTGGGGGCCAAGGTAGTTCCCGTGGACAGCGGCACACGCACGCTCAAGGATGCCATCAACGAGGCCCTACGCGCCTGGATTTCCAGCCAGCAGACCACGCACTACTGTTTCGGCACGGCGGCCGGTCCGCATCCCTTCCCCACGCTGGTGCGTCTGTTCCAGCAGATCATCGGCCAGGAGACGGCCCAGCAGATGCGCGAAAAGGCCGGACAGCTTCCTGACGCGGTGGTGGCCTGCGTGGGGGGCGGCTCCAATGCCATCGGTATGTTTGCCCGCTTCATCGAGGAACCTTCCGTACATCTCATCGGGGTGGAGGCCGCCGGCACGGGCGAGACGGGCTGCTTCAATTCCGCGCCCCTCAGCCTGGGGACACCGGGGGTGCTGCATGGCTGCCACACCATGCTGTTGCAGAATCCCGACGGACAGATCGAGCCTTCCCACTCCATTGCGGCCGGTCTGGACTATCCCGGCGTGGGACCGGAACATGCCCATCTGCACAAGACGGGCCGTGTGCGCTATGTCATGGTACGCGACCAGCGCGCCCTGGCGGCCTTCCAGCGCCTGTGCCGCAGCGAAGGCATCCTGCCGGCCCTGGAATCCTCCCATGCGCTGGCCTGGGTACTGGACCATGCCGAGGAATTTGCCCCCGGCAGCAAGGTGGTGGTCAACCTGTCCGGTCGAGGAGACAAGGATATGGTCATCGTGCGCAAGGCGCTGAACATGCCCGAAGTCGGCGAACTGGCCTAG
- a CDS encoding catalase, whose product MSDSKDLLTNNAGAPVANNNHALTAGPRGPLLIQDVWFQEKLAHFDREVIPERRMHAKGSGAYGTFTVTQDVTAYTRASLFAEIGKKTEVFVRFSTVAGERGAADAERDIRGFAVKFYTDQGNWDMVGNNTPVFFLRDPLKFPDLNHVVKRNPRTNMHSARDNWDFWTLLPEALHQITVVMSDRGIPASYRHMHGFGSHTYSLINAENKRFWVKFHFKSQQGIRNLTDAEAQELIGRDRDSHQRDLYEHIEKGDYPRWTLYFQVMPEEDAEKLPYHPFDLTKVWYHADYPLMEVGVLELNRNPENYFAEVEQAAFNPANLVPGIGVSPDKMLQGRLFSYGDAQRYRLGVNHHLIPVNRPRCPFHSFHRDGQMRVDGNYGSHTSYEPNSDGAWKEQPDFAEPPLKISGDAARWDYPCDDADYFEQPGRLFRLMTPEQREALFGNTARALGDAPTEIKLRHIRNCAKADPAYGAGVARACGLDDSLI is encoded by the coding sequence ATGTCGGACAGCAAAGACCTTCTCACCAATAACGCTGGCGCACCTGTGGCCAACAACAATCATGCCCTTACCGCCGGGCCGCGTGGTCCCCTGCTCATACAGGATGTCTGGTTTCAGGAAAAACTTGCCCATTTTGACCGCGAGGTCATTCCCGAACGGCGCATGCACGCCAAAGGGTCCGGCGCATACGGCACCTTTACGGTCACCCAGGACGTGACGGCCTATACCCGGGCCTCGCTTTTTGCCGAAATCGGCAAGAAAACGGAGGTATTTGTCCGCTTTTCCACCGTGGCGGGGGAGCGCGGCGCAGCAGATGCCGAACGTGACATCCGCGGCTTTGCCGTCAAATTCTATACGGACCAGGGCAACTGGGACATGGTGGGCAACAATACGCCCGTCTTTTTCCTGCGGGACCCGCTGAAATTCCCGGACCTGAACCATGTGGTCAAGCGCAATCCGCGCACCAACATGCACAGCGCCAGGGACAACTGGGATTTCTGGACCCTGCTGCCCGAAGCTCTGCACCAGATCACCGTGGTCATGAGCGATCGCGGAATTCCGGCCAGCTACCGGCACATGCACGGTTTCGGCAGCCATACCTACAGCCTGATCAATGCCGAAAACAAGCGCTTCTGGGTCAAGTTCCACTTCAAGAGCCAGCAGGGCATCAGGAATCTGACGGACGCCGAAGCCCAGGAACTCATCGGGCGCGATCGCGACAGCCATCAGCGCGACCTCTATGAACATATCGAAAAGGGCGACTATCCACGCTGGACGCTCTATTTCCAGGTCATGCCCGAAGAGGATGCCGAAAAACTCCCCTACCATCCCTTTGACCTGACCAAGGTCTGGTACCATGCCGATTATCCGCTCATGGAAGTGGGCGTGCTGGAACTGAACCGCAATCCCGAGAACTACTTTGCGGAAGTGGAACAGGCGGCCTTCAATCCGGCCAATCTGGTTCCCGGCATCGGCGTCTCGCCGGACAAGATGTTGCAGGGGCGCCTCTTCTCCTACGGGGACGCCCAGCGCTACCGCCTTGGCGTCAACCATCATCTGATTCCGGTCAACAGGCCGCGCTGCCCCTTCCACAGCTTCCACCGTGACGGCCAGATGCGCGTGGATGGCAACTACGGCAGCCATACAAGCTATGAACCCAACAGTGACGGCGCATGGAAGGAACAGCCGGACTTTGCGGAACCGCCCCTGAAAATCAGCGGCGATGCGGCCCGCTGGGACTACCCTTGCGATGACGCCGACTACTTCGAGCAGCCGGGGCGGCTCTTCCGCCTCATGACGCCGGAACAGCGGGAAGCCCTGTTCGGCAATACGGCCCGGGCGCTGGGCGATGCCCCCACGGAAATCAAGCTGCGGCATATCCGCAACTGCGCCAAGGCGGACCCGGCCTACGGCGCGGGCGTGGCACGGGCCTGCGGCCTTGACGACAGCCTTATCTAG
- a CDS encoding FAD-dependent oxidoreductase — protein sequence MLPPADVLVLGGGAAGLMAAREAAGRGRRVLVLERQQEPGRKLCISGGGRANFTNRHLAPRHYRCTTPDFCAPVLRAFSPAVMERLVHRWGLPVEERRHGQLFLTVPARSLLHCLWADCRERGVRLVTGCTVQALEALQPGFCVRTDTGTYHARTVILAMGSPAWPQIGATGAGFRLAQALGHTLVPPRPALTPLLLPADALPVRQQPHEAQRAFPAAARPAGTRRPARPAPAPSCTQVPAQDDSLAGISLPVRMRLPEAQLAPELARDPLWQDDLLFTHEGISGPATLKASLFWEDGQPLEVDFLPDTAFRSLLDAPTAGKQTPRSLLRRHMPQRLADTLLPPALAQRRVAELSRAAREEICTAIHARRLTPSGRAGYKKAEVCRGGIHTGEVDPRTLQSRLVPGLFLAGEVLDVTGLLGGYNLHWAWASGVAAGRNAVA from the coding sequence GTGCTTCCGCCGGCTGACGTGCTGGTGCTGGGCGGCGGTGCGGCCGGTCTCATGGCCGCCCGCGAGGCTGCCGGACGCGGCCGCCGCGTGCTGGTGCTGGAACGCCAGCAGGAACCGGGGCGCAAGCTCTGCATCAGCGGAGGCGGCCGTGCCAATTTCACCAACCGGCATCTGGCCCCCCGGCATTACCGCTGCACCACGCCGGACTTCTGCGCACCGGTGCTGCGGGCCTTTTCGCCGGCTGTCATGGAACGCCTGGTGCATCGCTGGGGCCTGCCCGTGGAAGAACGCCGCCACGGCCAGCTCTTTCTCACTGTCCCGGCCCGCAGCCTGCTGCACTGCCTGTGGGCGGACTGCCGGGAACGCGGCGTTCGCCTTGTCACGGGCTGCACGGTGCAGGCCCTGGAGGCTCTCCAGCCGGGCTTTTGCGTGCGAACCGATACAGGGACCTACCATGCGCGTACCGTCATTCTGGCGATGGGGTCGCCGGCCTGGCCCCAGATCGGCGCCACCGGCGCGGGCTTTCGCCTGGCCCAGGCGCTGGGGCATACGCTGGTGCCGCCCCGCCCGGCCCTGACTCCCCTGCTGCTCCCGGCAGATGCCCTCCCGGTCCGGCAGCAGCCCCATGAAGCGCAACGCGCTTTCCCTGCCGCCGCCCGCCCCGCCGGCACCAGAAGACCGGCCCGCCCTGCTCCTGCGCCGTCCTGTACGCAGGTCCCTGCCCAGGACGACAGCCTTGCCGGCATCAGTCTGCCCGTGCGCATGCGTCTGCCCGAGGCGCAGCTGGCCCCGGAGCTGGCCCGTGACCCCCTCTGGCAGGATGACCTGCTTTTTACCCACGAGGGCATCAGCGGACCGGCCACACTCAAGGCATCCCTGTTCTGGGAAGACGGGCAGCCGCTGGAAGTGGATTTTCTGCCGGACACGGCCTTCCGCAGCCTGCTGGATGCGCCGACAGCCGGCAAGCAGACCCCGCGCAGTCTGCTGCGCCGGCACATGCCGCAGCGTCTGGCAGACACGCTGCTGCCGCCGGCGCTGGCTCAGCGCCGGGTGGCCGAACTTTCCCGTGCGGCCCGGGAGGAAATCTGCACGGCCATTCATGCCCGCCGCCTGACGCCATCAGGCCGGGCCGGCTACAAAAAGGCCGAAGTCTGCCGGGGCGGCATCCATACCGGAGAGGTGGACCCGCGCACCCTGCAAAGCCGCCTGGTGCCGGGCCTGTTTCTGGCCGGTGAAGTGCTGGATGTCACCGGTCTGCTGGGCGGCTACAATCTGCACTGGGCCTGGGCCAGCGGCGTGGCAGCCGGCAGAAACGCCGTCGCCTGA
- a CDS encoding sulfite exporter TauE/SafE family protein, with product MSIFLSMLLLGGVIGCLGVGGSGLSVIILSLGFHVPVHTALGVSMAVMAFTMASGTFSHFRGGRVLPALGIRIGLFGALGAFTGAHLAVHIRGEHLLLVTASAQFLSGILIYYRVFRMRPPSTGSGAGISYRPAILWLLCMLLGLFNGMVASLCGVGSAAFLQFCLMAIFRISIYETIGTTMLVIMPIALLGGAGFLSTGHLDAGIFLATLAGQMIGAFLGAKLTPRIPLPCLKVCMVACPILGGLVILLR from the coding sequence ATGAGCATCTTTCTTTCCATGCTGCTGCTCGGCGGCGTCATCGGCTGTCTGGGTGTCGGCGGTTCCGGTCTGTCTGTCATCATTCTGAGTCTGGGCTTCCATGTTCCGGTGCATACGGCCCTGGGCGTATCCATGGCCGTCATGGCCTTTACCATGGCCTCGGGAACCTTCAGCCATTTCCGGGGGGGCCGCGTGCTGCCTGCCCTGGGCATCCGCATCGGGCTGTTCGGCGCGCTGGGCGCCTTTACGGGCGCCCATCTGGCCGTGCATATACGGGGAGAGCATCTGCTGCTTGTCACGGCCTCTGCCCAGTTTCTTTCGGGCATTCTCATCTACTACCGTGTGTTCCGCATGCGGCCCCCCAGCACGGGCAGTGGCGCCGGCATCAGCTACCGGCCCGCCATCCTGTGGCTGCTGTGCATGCTTCTGGGGCTGTTCAACGGCATGGTTGCCTCCCTGTGCGGCGTCGGCTCTGCGGCCTTTCTCCAGTTCTGCCTCATGGCCATCTTCCGCATCAGCATCTATGAAACCATTGGCACCACCATGCTTGTCATCATGCCCATTGCCCTGCTGGGCGGCGCGGGCTTCCTGAGCACGGGGCATCTGGATGCCGGCATTTTCCTCGCCACGCTGGCCGGACAGATGATCGGCGCCTTTCTGGGCGCCAAGCTGACGCCGCGTATCCCCCTGCCCTGCCTCAAGGTCTGCATGGTGGCCTGCCCCATACTGGGCGGCCTGGTGATTCTGCTGCGCTAG
- a CDS encoding RluA family pseudouridine synthase codes for MSDSPDIPSRGVSAGDATNSFTVQATESDQKLLQLLQRRLGLPQGLLHRWIRTGQVRLNGGRAKAFAIVHTGDMVRLPPFALSMAHKSTPARPQTERPPLPPLIGTSGDLWAFNKPSGLPSQPGTGHDDSLSGRLARYYAGQPFIPTPIHRLDKGTSGILLVAGSFTVLRTMTGALRERNFHKEYLTWVSGHWPYAEARRFTHWLRKEGQGGYEKVRVSEQPGDGLVAALTVLPLRRERQASLLQVLLHTGRTHQIRAQLGFLGYPVLGDTKYGRGPRHQRMLLHALRVILPDGTHFACLPDWGGPFHIDGMPSPLAG; via the coding sequence ATGTCCGACTCCCCCGACATACCGTCTCGCGGCGTCTCCGCCGGAGACGCCACCAACAGTTTCACCGTACAGGCCACGGAAAGCGACCAGAAGCTGCTCCAGCTGCTTCAGCGCCGCCTCGGCCTGCCCCAGGGCCTGCTGCACCGCTGGATACGCACCGGGCAGGTCCGTCTCAATGGCGGCCGCGCCAAGGCCTTTGCCATTGTACATACAGGCGACATGGTGCGCCTGCCTCCCTTTGCCCTGTCCATGGCCCACAAGAGCACCCCGGCCAGACCGCAGACAGAGCGTCCGCCCCTGCCGCCTCTCATCGGCACCTCCGGGGACCTCTGGGCCTTCAACAAGCCCTCCGGCCTGCCCAGCCAGCCCGGCACCGGCCATGACGACAGCCTTTCCGGGCGCCTGGCCCGCTACTATGCCGGCCAGCCCTTCATTCCCACGCCCATCCACCGCCTGGACAAGGGGACATCCGGCATCCTGCTGGTGGCCGGCAGCTTTACCGTGCTGCGCACCATGACCGGCGCCCTGCGGGAACGCAATTTTCATAAGGAATATCTCACCTGGGTCAGCGGACACTGGCCGTATGCCGAAGCCCGCCGTTTTACGCACTGGCTGCGCAAGGAAGGACAGGGCGGCTACGAAAAGGTGCGCGTCAGCGAGCAGCCCGGCGACGGCCTGGTGGCTGCGCTGACCGTACTGCCCCTGCGGCGGGAACGCCAGGCCAGCCTGCTCCAGGTGCTGCTGCATACCGGCCGAACCCATCAGATCCGCGCCCAGCTGGGCTTTCTGGGCTATCCCGTGCTGGGAGATACCAAATATGGCAGGGGGCCGCGCCATCAGCGCATGTTGCTGCATGCCCTGCGCGTCATCCTGCCGGACGGCACACACTTTGCCTGCCTGCCGGACTGGGGCGGTCCTTTTCATATCGACGGCATGCCCTCGCCCCTGGCCGGCTGA
- a CDS encoding competence/damage-inducible protein A: protein MKAEIIAVGTELLLGHTINSDAAHVGRALSALGIDVYHSCVVGDNPHRLEEVLREGLERSDLLITTGGLGPTEDDLTKETVAAVLEMPLEEHADSLVRLKEYFGTRPMGPNQYKQVLLPRGSRALPNRIGTAPGCYARRADGRAVAMLPGPPRELLPMLHEQLVPLLAEQTQACICSHMIRTFAQGEGDAALRLAELTGRANPSTATYATDGEMFVRVTAKAQDAAAAEALAAPVVARVQELLGDVVYGVDVDNLESVVVPLLMQRGQSVATAESCTGGLLAKRLTDVPGASAVFQTGLVTYANSTKTRLLGVPEAMLARVGAVSEEVARHMASAVRQRSGSHWGLGITGVAGPDGGTAEKPVGLVYIALADDRRTWLRVMRPQGRYMGRAWTRHRAASHALDMLRRALLGLPVEMTATARGRF from the coding sequence ATGAAAGCGGAAATCATTGCCGTGGGCACCGAGCTGCTGCTCGGCCATACCATCAATTCCGATGCGGCCCATGTGGGGCGGGCGCTGTCGGCACTGGGCATCGATGTCTACCATTCCTGTGTGGTGGGGGACAATCCCCACCGTCTGGAAGAGGTGCTGCGCGAGGGCCTGGAACGGAGCGACCTGCTCATCACCACGGGCGGACTTGGCCCCACCGAGGACGATCTGACCAAGGAAACGGTGGCTGCCGTGCTGGAAATGCCGCTGGAAGAGCATGCGGACAGTCTGGTGCGCCTGAAGGAATACTTCGGCACGCGCCCCATGGGGCCGAACCAGTACAAGCAGGTGCTGCTGCCGCGCGGTTCACGGGCGCTGCCCAATCGCATCGGCACGGCGCCGGGCTGCTATGCCCGCCGGGCTGACGGCAGGGCCGTAGCCATGCTGCCCGGCCCCCCGCGAGAGCTGCTGCCCATGCTGCACGAACAGCTGGTGCCGCTGCTGGCGGAGCAGACCCAGGCCTGCATCTGCTCGCACATGATCCGCACCTTTGCCCAGGGCGAGGGCGACGCCGCCCTGCGCCTGGCCGAGCTGACAGGCCGGGCCAATCCCTCCACGGCCACCTATGCCACGGATGGCGAAATGTTTGTGCGGGTGACGGCCAAGGCACAGGATGCCGCTGCGGCCGAGGCGCTGGCCGCTCCCGTGGTGGCCCGTGTGCAGGAGCTGCTGGGCGATGTGGTCTATGGCGTGGATGTGGACAATCTGGAAAGCGTGGTGGTGCCCCTGCTCATGCAGCGGGGGCAGAGCGTGGCCACGGCGGAATCCTGCACCGGGGGCCTGCTGGCCAAGAGGCTTACGGATGTGCCCGGGGCCTCGGCGGTCTTTCAGACCGGGCTGGTCACCTATGCCAACAGCACCAAGACACGCCTGCTGGGCGTGCCCGAAGCCATGCTGGCGCGGGTGGGCGCCGTGAGCGAGGAGGTAGCCCGCCACATGGCATCTGCCGTGCGCCAGCGCAGCGGCAGCCACTGGGGCCTGGGGATCACGGGGGTGGCCGGGCCTGATGGCGGGACGGCAGAAAAACCCGTGGGGCTGGTCTATATTGCCCTGGCCGATGACCGGCGGACCTGGCTGCGGGTCATGCGGCCGCAGGGGCGCTACATGGGCCGTGCCTGGACCCGTCACCGGGCAGCAAGTCATGCGCTGGATATGCTGCGCCGGGCGCTGCTGGGTCTGCCTGTGGAAATGACGGCCACGGCGCGGGGCCGGTTCTGA
- the cbiQ gene encoding cobalt ECF transporter T component CbiQ: protein MLGQPLADGNSLVHRLDPRARLVVAMALSLCLALSRSLPAALAGLGLAVLLLGALRPPVGVLCRRLAAINVFLLFLCLLTPFSLPGTTLWHWGPLALSREGLQLALLLWVKSNAIGGILLALVASLPVATAGYALERLHCPARLVYLLLFAGRYVFDIADEWRTLQTAARLRGFRPRCNAHTYRTLASLLGLLLLRGYDRAQRVREAMLLRGFRNHFHTVAVFRFRPADAVFCLLALLGLAALIWLEYEGRP from the coding sequence GTGCTGGGCCAGCCCCTTGCCGATGGCAACAGCCTTGTCCATCGTCTGGACCCGCGTGCCAGGCTGGTGGTGGCCATGGCCCTTTCCCTCTGCCTGGCCCTGAGCCGGAGCCTGCCCGCCGCCCTCGCGGGTCTGGGCCTGGCCGTGCTGCTGCTGGGAGCCTTGCGCCCGCCGGTGGGGGTCTTGTGCCGGCGTCTGGCGGCCATCAACGTCTTTTTGCTCTTTCTCTGTCTGCTGACCCCGTTCAGCCTGCCGGGCACCACGCTCTGGCACTGGGGGCCGCTGGCGCTCAGCCGCGAGGGGCTGCAGCTGGCCCTGCTGCTCTGGGTCAAGTCCAATGCCATTGGCGGCATCCTGCTGGCGCTGGTGGCCAGCCTGCCCGTTGCCACGGCCGGCTATGCCCTGGAGCGCCTGCACTGCCCGGCCCGCCTGGTCTATCTGCTGCTCTTTGCCGGGCGCTATGTGTTTGACATTGCCGACGAATGGCGCACCTTGCAGACCGCGGCCCGCCTGCGCGGCTTCCGGCCCCGCTGCAATGCCCACACCTACCGCACCCTGGCCTCTCTGCTGGGCCTGCTGCTGCTGCGCGGCTATGACCGGGCACAGCGCGTGCGCGAGGCCATGCTGTTGCGCGGCTTCCGCAACCATTTTCATACCGTGGCCGTTTTCCGCTTTCGCCCGGCAGATGCGGTCTTCTGCCTGCTGGCCCTGCTGGGCCTTGCGGCCCTCATCTGGCTGGAGTATGAAGGACGCCCATGA
- the trpA gene encoding tryptophan synthase subunit alpha, with amino-acid sequence MHILEQKIRAAREAGRLALIPFVTAGFPDDGSFWPAIQELDEGGADIIEIGIPFSDPVADGPVVEEASRRVLSDGMSLTRLLGELEERKDFFHCGMVLMGYYNPILQYGLGKFAVDAARAGVHGVIVPDLPYEEAGELRALLAAQGIALIALVGPNTSEERMRLYADVSQAYVYVVSVMGTTGQRSQLAPQVAETMRRARSVFSLPLALGFGLSKPEQIEDLPPDARPDAAVFGSALLRWLDEGNSAADFIARWK; translated from the coding sequence ATGCACATCCTTGAACAAAAGATTCGCGCTGCGCGCGAAGCCGGACGACTGGCCCTTATTCCCTTTGTGACTGCCGGATTCCCGGATGACGGCAGCTTCTGGCCCGCCATTCAGGAACTGGATGAAGGCGGTGCGGACATCATCGAGATCGGCATCCCCTTTTCCGACCCTGTGGCCGACGGCCCGGTGGTGGAGGAAGCCTCGCGCCGTGTGCTCAGCGACGGCATGAGCCTGACCCGGCTGCTGGGCGAGCTGGAGGAACGCAAGGATTTCTTCCATTGCGGCATGGTGCTCATGGGCTATTACAATCCCATTCTGCAATACGGGCTGGGCAAGTTTGCCGTGGATGCGGCCCGTGCCGGCGTTCATGGTGTCATCGTGCCGGATCTGCCCTATGAGGAGGCAGGCGAATTGCGCGCCCTGCTGGCCGCGCAGGGCATAGCCCTCATCGCGCTGGTAGGCCCCAATACTTCCGAGGAGCGCATGCGGCTCTATGCGGACGTGAGCCAGGCGTACGTCTATGTGGTGTCGGTCATGGGCACCACGGGGCAGCGCTCGCAGCTTGCGCCGCAGGTGGCGGAAACCATGCGCCGGGCACGTTCCGTCTTTTCCCTGCCGCTGGCGCTGGGCTTCGGCCTGTCCAAACCGGAGCAGATCGAGGATTTGCCGCCGGATGCCCGTCCCGATGCCGCCGTATTCGGCAGCGCCCTTCTGCGCTGGCTGGATGAGGGAAACAGCGCTGCGGACTTCATTGCCCGCTGGAAATAA
- a CDS encoding phosphoribosylanthranilate isomerase produces the protein MRVKFCGLTRQEDVDRAVALGADMLGFIFHARSPRAVQPEQVARLRSGGLARVGVFVEQDSEAIADIMRRARLDYAQLHGAQDDDACARRIGAERIIRVFWPQRHAGLDDLLRAMRAAAPACAWYLLDAGLQGGGSGKTLNWQDLAALSRADLPRPWLLAGGLDPTGVAQALTCCRPDGLDINSGVEDAPGIKNHEKMAAVLRAMRQPVPPLGG, from the coding sequence ATGCGCGTGAAATTCTGCGGCCTGACCCGGCAGGAAGATGTGGACAGGGCCGTGGCCCTGGGGGCCGACATGCTGGGATTCATCTTTCATGCCCGCAGCCCCCGTGCGGTGCAGCCGGAGCAGGTGGCCCGCCTGCGCAGCGGGGGACTTGCGCGGGTGGGGGTTTTTGTGGAACAGGACAGTGAGGCCATTGCAGACATCATGCGCCGTGCCCGCCTGGACTATGCCCAGCTGCACGGCGCACAGGATGATGATGCCTGCGCACGCCGCATCGGAGCAGAGCGGATTATCCGGGTCTTCTGGCCGCAGCGCCATGCCGGCCTGGACGATCTGCTGCGGGCCATGCGCGCGGCAGCGCCTGCCTGTGCCTGGTATCTTCTGGATGCGGGCCTGCAGGGCGGCGGCAGCGGAAAGACCCTGAACTGGCAGGACCTTGCCGCGCTTTCGCGGGCAGACCTGCCGCGCCCCTGGCTGCTGGCCGGCGGTCTGGACCCGACCGGCGTGGCGCAGGCCCTGACCTGCTGCCGTCCCGATGGGCTGGACATCAATTCCGGTGTGGAGGATGCGCCGGGCATCAAGAATCACGAAAAAATGGCGGCAGTGCTGCGGGCCATGCGTCAGCCCGTTCCGCCGCTGGGAGGATAA
- the cbiM gene encoding cobalt transporter CbiM translates to MHISEGVLSPAVLGAGAVVAAAGTYIGLRRLDYDRLMQVAILSAVFFVGSLVHVPVGLGSAHLLLNGLLGVLLGWAVFPALLTALLLQALLFQFGGLTVLGVNVATMATGGILAHYLFRACCRIPSWGPAAGGFAGGAAGVLIAALLTSGALALSGEAFVPAARLLLLAHLPIMLAEGVITLLTVRFLLRVRPEVLPLPASRRS, encoded by the coding sequence ATGCACATTTCCGAAGGGGTCCTTTCGCCCGCCGTACTGGGAGCGGGGGCCGTGGTGGCGGCAGCAGGCACCTATATTGGTCTGCGCCGCCTGGACTATGACCGGCTCATGCAGGTAGCCATTCTCAGTGCCGTTTTCTTTGTGGGATCGCTGGTGCATGTGCCCGTGGGACTGGGCAGTGCGCACCTGCTGCTCAACGGCCTGCTGGGCGTCCTGCTGGGCTGGGCGGTTTTTCCCGCCCTGCTGACGGCCCTGCTGTTGCAGGCTCTGCTCTTTCAGTTCGGCGGACTGACCGTGCTGGGCGTCAACGTGGCCACCATGGCCACGGGCGGCATACTGGCCCACTACCTGTTCCGGGCCTGCTGCCGCATCCCGTCCTGGGGACCGGCAGCAGGAGGCTTTGCCGGGGGGGCGGCCGGCGTGCTCATTGCCGCCCTGCTGACCTCCGGCGCCCTGGCCCTGTCCGGCGAAGCCTTTGTGCCCGCAGCCAGGCTGCTGCTGCTGGCCCATCTGCCCATCATGCTGGCCGAAGGCGTCATTACCCTGCTGACCGTGCGCTTTCTGCTGCGTGTGCGGCCGGAGGTGCTGCCCCTGCCCGCATCCCGCCGGAGCTGA